The Zootoca vivipara chromosome 16, rZooViv1.1, whole genome shotgun sequence genome has a segment encoding these proteins:
- the ZNF697 gene encoding zinc finger protein 697, translated as MEPVEELCASVLSNSTEREFIGNYEIPSEYEEEIPPGDDPEKVQQDELLPRQNEENASQSEGGGITAEQMQSNCPDQQHNEPADRDGCLGLRQDTVSPPGIPLGVDPFRYTEGGESVQYNSSLNVQPEISPVGEKPHKCIECSKSFSWRSDLIKHQRIHTGEKPYICSECGENFTVSSHLFTHKRIHTGEKPFLCPECGKCFSRNAHLVNHQRTHTGEKPFECSECGKSFSDFSTLTQHQRTHTGEKPYICVECGKGFIQSSHLARHRKTHMGEKPYKCAECGKGFRYKTHLVQHHRLHIG; from the exons ATGGAACCAGTCGAAGAATTGTGTGCATCTGTGCTCTCCAATTCTACAGAAAGAGAATTTATAG GAAACTATGAGATCCCAAGTGAGTACGAGGAAGAGATTCCTCCTGGAGATGATCCAGAGAAGGTGCAGCAAGATGAGCTTCTACCAAgacaaaatgaagaaaatgcGTCTCAGAGTGAGGGAGGAGGCATTACAGCTGAGCAGATGCAAAGCAATTGTCCTGATCAGCAGCATAATGAACCTGCAGATCGAGATGGTTGCCTGGGACTCCGCCAAGACACCGTGTCTCCACCTGGGATTCCCTTGGGAGTAGATCCTTTTCGTTACACTGAAGGTGGGGAGAGCGTCCAATATAATTCAAGCCTTAATGTCCAACCTGAGATCTCTCCAGTGGGAGAGAAGCCTCATAAGTGTATTGAATGTAGCAAGAGCTTTAGCTGGCGCTCTGACCTTATTAAACACCAgagaattcacacaggagagaagccctacaTATGCAGTGAATGTGGGGAAAACTTCACTGTGAGTTCTCACCTTTTTACACATAAAAGAATCCATACCGGAGAGAAGCCTTTCCTTTGTCCCGAGTGTGGGAAATGCTTCAGTCGGAACGCGCACCTTGTGAACCACCAAAgaacccacacgggggagaaaccctttgAGTGTAGcgagtgcgggaaaagcttcagcgATTTCTCAACCCTGACTCAGCACCAGAGAACGCACACAGGCGAAAAGCCCTATATATGTGTTGAATGTGGGAAAGGCTTTATACAGAGTTCACATCTCGCAAGGCACCGGAAAACCCACATGGGAGAGAAACCCTACAAGTGTGCTGAGTGTGGCAAAGGCTTCCGATACAAGACGCATCTTGTACAACACCACAGACTTCACATAGGATAG